GCTTTGCAAAAGAAGAAGATCCAAACTCAGGCGGACGACAAATGCCAGGTCATTTTGGCCAGAAGAAAAATCGAATCCTTACAGGTTCTTCACCTGTTACAACACAACTTCCTCATGCAGTTGGTGTTGGATTGGCCGCAAAAATGGAGAAAAAAGAGATTGTTTCTTTGGTAACGCTAGGAGAAGGGTCATCTAACCAGGGTGATTTTCATGAAGGATTAAACTTTGCTGGTGTACATAAGCTCCCAGTAATAACAATGGTCGAAAATAACAAATATGCAATTTCAGTTCCAATCGAGCGACAAATAGCCGCTGAGAAAGTATCTGATCGTGCTCACGGTTATGGCATGCCGGGTGTTACAGTTGATGGAAATGACCCACTGGCGGTATTCGAGGCAGTACGAGATGCGAGAAACCGTGCTATAAAAGGGGAAGGTCCAACATTAATTGAAGCGGTATCCTATCGTTTAACGGCGCACTCCAGTGATGACGATGACCGTCAGTACAGGGAAAGTGCCGAAGTTGAGGAAGCTAGGAAAAAAGATTCGATTGTTACATTTGCTGCCTATCTAAAGGATGTTGGTATTTTAACAGATGAAGTGGAAAAAGGAATGAATGAAGAGATAGCGGACATCGTTAATGAAGCAACGGATTACGCTGAAAATGCTCCATACGCAGAGCCGGAGAGCGCGTTAAATTTTGTATATGAAGAGTAAGGAGGGGACCTTAAAATGCCAGTAATGTCATATATTCAAGCTGTAACAACAGCATTAAGAGAAGAAATGCAACGTGATGAGAAAGTGTTTGTTTTAGGGGAAGATGTTGGTAAAAAAGGTGGCGTATTCGGCGCTACTAAAGGATTGTATGATGAGTTTGGCGACGCTCGGGTGCTTGACACCCCACTTGCTGAGTCTGCAATTGCTGGTGTCGGTATCGGGGCAGCAATGTATGGAATGCGTCCTGTGGCTGAAATGCAATTTGCTGATTTCATTATGCCGGCTGTGAATCAGATCATTTCTGAAGCAGCTAAGATTCGGTACCGTTCAAACAATGATTGGAATGTTCCAATGACGATACGTGCACCATATGGGGGTGGAGTCCATGGCGCCTTATACCATTCACAATCAGTTGAAGCGGTATTTGCCAATCAACCGGGTCTTAAAATTGTGATGCCTTCAACACCATATGATGCAAAAGGGCTACTAAAAGCATCTATCCGTGATAATGACCCAGTACTTTTCTTTGAGCATAAGCGGGCATACCGTTTACTAAAAGGAGAAGTTCCTGAAAATGATTACGTACTTCCAATTGGAGAAGCTGATGTAAAACGCGAAGGATCAGATGTAACCATAATTACATATGGTCTAGCTGTACATTTTGCACTTCAGGCAGCCGAAAAATTAGCTGATGAAGGAATTGATGCACATATTTTAGACCTGAGGACAATTTATCCGTTAGATAAAGCTGGAATCATCGAAGCAGCCAAAAAGACTGGGAAAGTACTGCTTATCACCGAAGATAATAAAGAAGGAAGTATCATTGGTGAAGTTGCTGCAATTATCGCAGAAAATTGCCTGTTTGATTTAGATGCGCCAGTTCAACGACTTGCAGGTCCTGATGTACCATCTATGCCATATTCGCCTAAAATGGAAAAATTCTTCATGATTAATCCAGATAAGGTAGAAAAAGCAATTCGTGAACTTGCAGAATTTTAAATGAAATCAAGGAGGGACAAAAGATGGCTTCTGAAAAAATAAATATGCCACAACTAGGTGAAAGTGTAACAGAAGGAACAATTAGTTCCTGGCTGGTTCAAGTGGGTGATAAGGTTAATAAATATGATCCTATTGCTGAGGTTATGACCGATAAGGTAAACGCCGAGGTTCCTTCTTCTTTTACTGGAGTGATTAAGGAACTCGTTGCAAAGGAAGGGGATACAATAGAAGTTGGTGAATTAATGTGCTATATAGATTCAGAGGGGGGAGCTGCACCCACTGAAGGTTCTGCCAAAGAAGAATCTGAGGAATCGGAAAAAGCAGATGATAACGGGGAAGCAAAAGACGAATCAATGAAGAAACGTTATTCGCCTGCTGTATTACGAATGGCACAGGATAATGATATTGATTTGACGCGGGTATCAGGAACTGGTAAAGGTGGACGAATAACCAGAAAAGATATTGAAAAGTTAATCAGTTCCGGTGAACAACCGAAAGCTAGTGAAGCTGCAACAGCCGGTAAACAGGAGACTGATCAACAGGAACCAGCTTCAACTAAAGCACCTTCATCACCTGCCCCTGCTGCACAAGCTGGAGATATCGAAATCCCTGTAACAGGTGTCCGTAAGGTAATTGCACAGAATATGGTTCGTTCCAAAACGGAAATTCCCCATGCCTGGATGACAGTGGAAGTAGATGTCACTGATTTAGTAACGTATCGTAATAAGGTTAAAAATGAATTTAAGCAAAAAGAAGGATTTGGCTTAACTTTCTTTGCCTTTTTTGTAAAAGCAGTTGCACAGGCTTTGAAAGAATATCCGCAACTAAACAGCATGTGGGCTGGAGACAAAATAATTCAGAAAAAAGATATACACCTGTCTATTGCAGTAGCCAAGGATCAGGAATTATTTGTACCAGTAATCAAACATGCGGACGAAAAAAGTATTAAAGGGATCGCCAAAGATATTTCTGAGCTAGCCTCAAAAGCACGTTCAGGAAAATTAACCTCCTCTGACATGCAGGGAGGAACATTTACAGTGAATAATACCGGGTCATTCGGTTCGATTCACTCAATGGGGGTAATCAATCATCCACAAGCGGCCATTTTACAGGTTGAGTCTATTGTTAAACGACCAATGATTGTAAATGATATGTTTGCTGCAAGGGATATGGTTAACCTCTCACTCTCATTAGATCATCGTATATTAGACGGATTGGTTTGCGGGAATTTCTTAGCACGTGTGAAGGAGATCCTGGAAAACATGAACAAAGATACAACTAACGTTTATTAAGGTCAGTTAATTTGAATTGAAATCTAGGCTTAAAATTGATATGCTAATTATAGTTTAAACACTACTATCAAAAGGGGATGGATGTTCAAATGGACTTTAACCTATTTATGAACGATGTCGTTGACGTCGCACGTTCTGATATAAGAGAAGCAGGCTACGAGGAACTTTCTAGTGCTGAAGAAGTAGATTCTGCAATGAAGCGTGAAGGCACTACACTGGTTATGATTAATTCTGTATGTGGTTGTGCTGGCGGTGTTGCAAGACCAGCGGCTGCAAATGCAATCCATTATGACAAGCGGCCGGATCATTTGGTAACTGTTTTTGCTGGTCAGGATAAAGATGCTACTGATCGGGCCCGCCAATATTTCGAAGGATACCCACCTTCCTCACCATCCTTTGCGTTCCTAAAAGATGGTAAGATTGTGACTATGCTGGAACGTCATGATATTGAAGGATTCACAGCAGTAGACGTAGTCGGGAAACTTCAGAAAATTTTTGATGAAAACTGTGAAGAAATATAATTGACTGGATTATCCCAGTTACAATGAGGCTGTCTCTATTTTCTGCGGGTCAGCCTCATTTTAATAAGGGAAGCGAAATGGTGGATTTTTAACAGGGAAACTTTAGTAAATGGACTAACTTAGCACTTGGTCTGATTAAAAAGGAGATTTAACTGTGAAAATTGGCTATCGAACAATTAAGACTGCTATCGGTACACCCCTGGCAATTTCCATTGCCCAAATGCTCGGATTAACCAATTTTCTTTCAGCTGGGATACTTACACTGCTTTGTATTCAGCCTTCCCGAAAAAAGTCGGTTCTAAGTGCTTGGCATCGGTTTCTGGCTTGTACGATTGCAATCTTGTTTTCATACGTGTTTTTTGAATCATTGGGTTATAACACAATTGTAGTGGGACTAGCATTTGCCTTATTTATTCCAGTGACCGTATATTTGAAAATATCTCCGGGGATTGCAACAAGTTCTGTTATTATTTTAAATTTGTACAGCCTGGAAAAAATCACCCTCAACTTTATTGTAGATGAATTCTTACTTATTATCGTTGGTGTTGGGACAGCACTTCTATTAAACTTATATATGCCAAGTCTCGATAATAAATTAAGAAGGAAGCAAGTGGATTTAGAGGACAATTTTCAAATAATCCTAAAGGAAATTTCGTTATACATATGTGATAATAATAAGGTTTGGGATGGAAGAGAAATCATCAGAGCAGAGGAAATCCTGAATGAGGCAACTAATTTAGTGTCGCTAGACCGGGAAAATCATTTACTGAGAAGCAATCATCCGTATTATGATTATTTCATGATGAGAAAAAAACAACTAGAGCTATTGAAGAAAATGCTTCCGTTAGTCAGCAGGTTACCTAAAACAGATACCCTGTCGGAGACAATTTCGTCGTTTTTCACTAGTCTCTCTGAAGCAGTACACCCTGGTAATACGGCATCAATTTACCTAGCGAAATTAAATGAATTGCAGGATGAATTTGATCAAGAAGAACTTCCCAGTACAAGGGAGGAGTTTGAGACAAGGGCAAATTTATTTCGCTTATTACGTGAAATAGAGGATTATTTAATTATCAAGCAAAAGTTCAAAAATAGTGATGTCTCGGATAATAAGAGTAAAAACGGTGGAACTGATAGAACAAAAGCGTAAGCAGGGGGATGCCGACGTGGGCGGCAAGCCCGCAGTTAGTCAGCCTTCCTTTGTTTTTCGCGAACCGATGTTGACTTATCGTACGGAAGTAAAGTTCACTAGTCACTGGACGTGGCTGTTATCACGTTCAGTTATCCACAGTGTTTCAGTTTATAATTTCCTAGAAAATAAAAAGGACCGGAATTGATATTCCGGTTCTGGATATGATGGTTAGTTTACAAATAAAGATAATCCGGTCGTGAACACTGTTAATAACATAGCGATAATCATAATGTAGATAACAATTTTTAGTCTGCGGTCACGCTTAGACGCTTTTCTTGGCGTATGTGTTTTTGCATGGTTATTAGACACATCTAATCCTCCTTAGAACCTTATACTAATTTATATTTTATCGTGTATTTGGAATTTGGACAAGTAATAGTAAGGAAAAGTACTAAAAATTCATGAGTTTAAAATTAGAGGGGGTTTTCCTTAAATGAATGATAACACGTCAAAGAGGACTAACTGGGAATTGTCTGTTGATAAAACATTAAAGCGCTTTCCAGAAAGGAAAGATGCATTTCATACTAGTTCAGAAATAGAAGTGGAGCGACTTTATTATCCCGAGACAAATAAGGAATATGAGGATGAGCTTGGATTCCCGGGTGAATATCCATATACACGTGGAATTCAACCTACGATGTACCGCAGCCGCTTCTGGACTATGCGGCAATATGCGGGGTTTGGATCCGCGGCTGAAACAAATAAACGGTTTCGTTATTTGTTAGACCAAGGACAAACAGGATTATCGGTAGCATTTGATTTACCAACACAAATCGGCTATGATTCAGACGATGTGATGTCTGAAGGTGAAGTCGGCAAGGTCGGGGTTGCGATTGATACCCTTCATGACATGGAACTGCTGCTAGACCAGATTCCGCTTGATAAAGTAAGTACATCCATGACGATTAATGCCCCCGCAGCAGTGCTGTTGTGCATGTACATAGCAGTCGGGGAAAAGCAGGGAGTTCCAATTGAAAAATTGACCGGAACCATTCAAAATGACATATTAAAAGAATATATTGCACGTGGTACATATATTTATCCACCGAAGCCATCAATGCGTTTGATTACTAATATATTTGAATATTGTAAGCAAAACGAAATGAAATTTAATACAATTAGCATTTCTGGATATCACATTCGCGAGGCGGGGTCGACTGCAGTTCAGGAACTAGCTTTTACACTGGCAAATGGCATGGCATATGTTGATGCAGCGCTTGACTCCGGCCTTGATATTGACGCATTTGCACCACGATTAGCATTTTTCTTTAATGCGCATAACAACTTTTTTGAAGAGATTGCAAAGTTTCGTGCGGCCCGACGGATTTGGGCCAAAATAATGAAAGACCATTATCATGCCAAAAACCCAAAAAGCTGGAAATTACGATTTCATACCCAAACAGGCGGTTCAACGCTTACAGCACAACAGCCCGATAACAATATTGTCCGCGTAACTCTGCAGGCTCTGTCAGCGGTAATGGGTGGAACACAAAGCCTGCACACCAACTCACGGGACGAGGCATTATCATTGCCAACGGAGGAATCTGCAAGGATAGCGCTTAGGACACAACAAATAATTGCCAATGAAAGTGGTGCGGCGGATACAGTCGATCCATTAGGCGGTTCTTATTATGTGGAAGAATTAACAGATAAAATGGAAGAAGAAGTAAACAAATATTTAGAACAGATTAAAGATATTGGCGGAGCAGTTCAAGCTGTAGAAGAAGGATTTATGCAACGTGAAATCCATCATAACGCTTATGAAACACAGAAACGGATTGAAAAAGAAGAAGAGATAATTGTTGGATTAAATAAATTTAAACTTGATGAAGAGGTTAATCCTGACCTGTTAAAAGTTGATGAGGCATTAGAGCAAGCTCAAATTGAGTCCCTTAAAAAAACTCGTGCAGATCGCGATCAGGAAAAAGTAGATGAACTATTAAATACTCTTCGGATTCAAGCAAAAAGTCAGGATGTAAATTTAATTCCCCATATACTTGAAGCAGTTAAAGCGTATGCTTCCGTGGGTGAAATTTGTAATGTATTACGCGCAGAATTCGGTCAATATACAGGTATGTAAGAAGGGGAGAGACGGATGAAAAAAATTCGAGTATTAATTGCGAAACCAGGTTTGGACGGACATGATCGTGGTGCTTT
This Virgibacillus phasianinus DNA region includes the following protein-coding sequences:
- a CDS encoding thiamine pyrophosphate-dependent dehydrogenase E1 component subunit alpha — protein: MTRNRHEALGLSDDQVLEMFKTMLLARKIDERMWLLNRAGKIPFVISCQGQEAAQVGASFALNRDTDYVAPYYRDMGVVLAFGMTAKDLMLSGFAKEEDPNSGGRQMPGHFGQKKNRILTGSSPVTTQLPHAVGVGLAAKMEKKEIVSLVTLGEGSSNQGDFHEGLNFAGVHKLPVITMVENNKYAISVPIERQIAAEKVSDRAHGYGMPGVTVDGNDPLAVFEAVRDARNRAIKGEGPTLIEAVSYRLTAHSSDDDDRQYRESAEVEEARKKDSIVTFAAYLKDVGILTDEVEKGMNEEIADIVNEATDYAENAPYAEPESALNFVYEE
- a CDS encoding alpha-ketoacid dehydrogenase subunit beta, with translation MPVMSYIQAVTTALREEMQRDEKVFVLGEDVGKKGGVFGATKGLYDEFGDARVLDTPLAESAIAGVGIGAAMYGMRPVAEMQFADFIMPAVNQIISEAAKIRYRSNNDWNVPMTIRAPYGGGVHGALYHSQSVEAVFANQPGLKIVMPSTPYDAKGLLKASIRDNDPVLFFEHKRAYRLLKGEVPENDYVLPIGEADVKREGSDVTIITYGLAVHFALQAAEKLADEGIDAHILDLRTIYPLDKAGIIEAAKKTGKVLLITEDNKEGSIIGEVAAIIAENCLFDLDAPVQRLAGPDVPSMPYSPKMEKFFMINPDKVEKAIRELAEF
- a CDS encoding dihydrolipoamide acetyltransferase family protein, encoding MASEKINMPQLGESVTEGTISSWLVQVGDKVNKYDPIAEVMTDKVNAEVPSSFTGVIKELVAKEGDTIEVGELMCYIDSEGGAAPTEGSAKEESEESEKADDNGEAKDESMKKRYSPAVLRMAQDNDIDLTRVSGTGKGGRITRKDIEKLISSGEQPKASEAATAGKQETDQQEPASTKAPSSPAPAAQAGDIEIPVTGVRKVIAQNMVRSKTEIPHAWMTVEVDVTDLVTYRNKVKNEFKQKEGFGLTFFAFFVKAVAQALKEYPQLNSMWAGDKIIQKKDIHLSIAVAKDQELFVPVIKHADEKSIKGIAKDISELASKARSGKLTSSDMQGGTFTVNNTGSFGSIHSMGVINHPQAAILQVESIVKRPMIVNDMFAARDMVNLSLSLDHRILDGLVCGNFLARVKEILENMNKDTTNVY
- a CDS encoding BrxA/BrxB family bacilliredoxin, with the protein product MDFNLFMNDVVDVARSDIREAGYEELSSAEEVDSAMKREGTTLVMINSVCGCAGGVARPAAANAIHYDKRPDHLVTVFAGQDKDATDRARQYFEGYPPSSPSFAFLKDGKIVTMLERHDIEGFTAVDVVGKLQKIFDENCEEI
- a CDS encoding aromatic acid exporter family protein — its product is MKIGYRTIKTAIGTPLAISIAQMLGLTNFLSAGILTLLCIQPSRKKSVLSAWHRFLACTIAILFSYVFFESLGYNTIVVGLAFALFIPVTVYLKISPGIATSSVIILNLYSLEKITLNFIVDEFLLIIVGVGTALLLNLYMPSLDNKLRRKQVDLEDNFQIILKEISLYICDNNKVWDGREIIRAEEILNEATNLVSLDRENHLLRSNHPYYDYFMMRKKQLELLKKMLPLVSRLPKTDTLSETISSFFTSLSEAVHPGNTASIYLAKLNELQDEFDQEELPSTREEFETRANLFRLLREIEDYLIIKQKFKNSDVSDNKSKNGGTDRTKA
- the prli42 gene encoding stressosome-associated protein Prli42, producing the protein MSNNHAKTHTPRKASKRDRRLKIVIYIMIIAMLLTVFTTGLSLFVN
- a CDS encoding acyl-CoA mutase large subunit family protein — encoded protein: MNDNTSKRTNWELSVDKTLKRFPERKDAFHTSSEIEVERLYYPETNKEYEDELGFPGEYPYTRGIQPTMYRSRFWTMRQYAGFGSAAETNKRFRYLLDQGQTGLSVAFDLPTQIGYDSDDVMSEGEVGKVGVAIDTLHDMELLLDQIPLDKVSTSMTINAPAAVLLCMYIAVGEKQGVPIEKLTGTIQNDILKEYIARGTYIYPPKPSMRLITNIFEYCKQNEMKFNTISISGYHIREAGSTAVQELAFTLANGMAYVDAALDSGLDIDAFAPRLAFFFNAHNNFFEEIAKFRAARRIWAKIMKDHYHAKNPKSWKLRFHTQTGGSTLTAQQPDNNIVRVTLQALSAVMGGTQSLHTNSRDEALSLPTEESARIALRTQQIIANESGAADTVDPLGGSYYVEELTDKMEEEVNKYLEQIKDIGGAVQAVEEGFMQREIHHNAYETQKRIEKEEEIIVGLNKFKLDEEVNPDLLKVDEALEQAQIESLKKTRADRDQEKVDELLNTLRIQAKSQDVNLIPHILEAVKAYASVGEICNVLRAEFGQYTGM